One genomic region from Panthera tigris isolate Pti1 chromosome D1, P.tigris_Pti1_mat1.1, whole genome shotgun sequence encodes:
- the TRAF6 gene encoding TNF receptor-associated factor 6, whose amino-acid sequence MSLLNCENSCGSSQSESDCCAAMASSCSAAVKDDSVSGTASTGNLSSSFMEETQGYDVEFDPPLESKYECPICLMALREAVQTPCGHRFCRACIIKSIRDAGHKCPVDNEILLENQLFPDNFAKREILSLMVKCPNEGCLHKMELRHLEDHQAHCEFALMNCPQCQRPFQKCQLNIHILQECPRRQVSCVNCAALMAFEDKEIHDQNCPLANVICEYCNTMLIREQMPNHYDLDCPTAPIPCTFSTFGCHVKMQRNHLARHLQENTQSHMRMLAQAVQSLSLALPPVPQCDMPPYDSSSASRVSTGCHPEVQNFQETIQQLEGRLVRQDHQIRELIAKMETQSMYVSELKQTIRTLEDKVVEIEAQQCNGIYIWKIGNFGMHLKSQEEEKPVVIHSPGFYTGKPGYKLCMRLHLQLPSAQRCANYISLFVHTMQGEYDSHLPWPFQGTIRLTILDQSEAPIRQNHEEIMDAKPELLAFQRPTIPRNPKGFGYVTFMHLEALRQRTFIKDDTLLVRCEVSTRFDMGSLRREGFQPRSTDSGM is encoded by the exons ATGAGTCTGCTAAACTGTGAAAACAGCTGCGGATCCAGCCAGTCTGAGAGTGACTGCTGTGCCGCCATGGCCAGCTCCTGTAGTGCTGCGGTGAAAGATGACAGTGTGAGTGGAACCGCCAGCACGGGGAACCTCTCCAGCTCTTTCATGGAAGAGACCCAGGGGTATGACGTGGAGTTTGACCCGCCCCTGGAGAGCAAGTATGAGTGCCCCATCTGCCTGATGGCTCTCCGGGAGGCAGTGCAGACACCGTGCGGCCACAGGTTCTGCAGAGCTTGCATCATCAAATCAATAAG ggATGCAGGTCACAAATGTCCAGTTGACAATGAAATACTGCTGGAAAATCAACTATTTCCTGACAATTTTGCAAAACGAGAGATTCTTTCTCTGATGGTGAAATGTCCAAATGAAGGTTGTTTGCACAAGATGGAACTGAGGCATCTTGag GATCACCAAGCACATTGTGAATTTGCTCTTATGAATTGTCCTCAGTGCCAGCGTCCCTTCCAAAAATGCCAACTTAACATTCACATTctccaggagtgtccaaggagaCAGGTTTCTTGTGTAAACTGTGCTGCATTGATGGCATTTGAAGATAAAGAG atCCACGACCAGAACTGTCCTTTGGcaaatgtcatctgtgaatactGCAATACCATGCTCATCAGAGAACAG atGCCTAATCATTACGACCTGGACTGTCCTACAGCCCCAATTCCATGCACATTCAGTACTTTCGGTTGCCATGTAAAG ATGCAGAGGAATCACTTGGCACGCCACCTGCAAGAGAATACCCAGTCGCACATGAGAATGTTGGCCCAGGCTGTTCAGAGTTTAAGCCTTGCGTTACCTCCTGTACCTCAGTGTGATATGCCTCCATACGATTCTTCCTCTGCGTCCCGGGTTTCCACTGGGTGTCACCCAGAGGTCCAGAATTTCCAAGAAACCATTCAGCAGTTAGAGGGTCGCCTTGTAAGACAAGACCATCAAATCCGAGAGCTAATTGCTAAAATGGAAACTCAGAGCATGTACGTAAGTGAGCTCAAACAAACGATTCGAACCCTTGAGGACAAAGTTGTTGAAATAGAAGCACAGCAGTGCAATGGGATTTACATCTGGAAGATTGGCAACTTTGGGATGCATTTGAAATCTCAAGAAGAGGAGAAACCTGTTGTCATTCATAGCCCTGGATTCTACACAGGCAAACCCGGGTACAAACTGTGCATGCGCCTGCACCTTCAGTTACCGTCGGCTCAGCGCTGTGCTAATTACATATCCCTCTTTGTGCACACAATGCAAGGAGAGTATGACAGCCACCTCCCTTGGCCCTTCCAAGGTACAATCCGCCTTACAATTCTTGATCAGTCTGAGGCACCTATAAGGCAAAACCATGAAGAGATCATGGATGCCAAACCAGAGCTGCTTGCCTTCCAGAGACCCACAATCCCACGGAACCCAAAAGGTTTTGGCTATGTGACTTTTATGCATCTGGAAGCCCTGAGACAGAGAACCTTCATTAAGGACGATACTTTATTAGTGCGCTGTGAGGTCTCTACCCGCTTTGACATGGGTAGTCTCCGGAGGGAGGGTTTTCAGCCACGAAGTACTGATTCAGGGATGTAG